One window of the Halobacteriovorax sp. JY17 genome contains the following:
- a CDS encoding TRAP transporter TatT component family protein — translation MTKGHLFLQVLSLFTLLLLNSCGTVQNIAVGTTGSLMYEATKGLETQGNWENFKDGTLANLTLIDGLLHLKPSDSELLVTAIKGYTGYAFAVNETLFLKDYYQDKIKSENKNQAIYNYAKAFGYGLRFLESEGISWDTLVRSQNQDGGVVEVLDNHLSKNMLNYEGVLFAAQALGGMINLEKTDMTLVANLPIVKGMFDWVCANEPTINFGTCKIFYGTYEAARPKMLGGNPEKGKEIFLELIAEQPNNWLARVAFIQYYIIPMLEEDDYKSQKYFMETALRKHYKELLGKPNRPIEKDFSEPRLRLYQSLAIKRYEIIKKFEEDLF, via the coding sequence ATGACTAAGGGCCATTTATTTCTCCAGGTGTTGTCACTTTTTACACTTTTACTCTTAAATAGCTGTGGAACAGTACAAAATATCGCTGTTGGGACAACAGGAAGCTTGATGTATGAGGCAACGAAAGGGCTAGAGACTCAGGGGAATTGGGAGAATTTTAAAGATGGAACTTTAGCAAACCTCACTCTCATTGATGGTCTCCTTCATTTAAAGCCAAGTGACAGCGAACTTTTGGTTACAGCAATTAAAGGTTACACAGGTTATGCCTTCGCTGTGAATGAAACTTTATTTTTAAAAGATTATTATCAAGACAAGATCAAGAGTGAAAATAAGAATCAGGCCATTTATAATTATGCGAAGGCCTTCGGTTATGGATTAAGGTTCCTAGAAAGTGAAGGTATTTCTTGGGATACTCTGGTTAGATCACAAAATCAAGATGGTGGAGTAGTTGAAGTTTTAGATAACCACCTTTCGAAGAATATGCTTAATTATGAAGGAGTTCTCTTCGCTGCTCAGGCCCTGGGGGGAATGATTAATTTAGAGAAGACGGATATGACTCTCGTTGCAAATCTTCCCATAGTAAAAGGCATGTTTGATTGGGTTTGTGCAAATGAGCCAACAATTAATTTTGGAACATGTAAAATATTCTACGGAACTTATGAAGCAGCTCGTCCAAAAATGCTTGGTGGTAATCCAGAAAAGGGAAAGGAAATTTTTCTTGAATTAATTGCTGAACAGCCTAATAACTGGTTAGCAAGAGTAGCATTTATACAATATTATATTATTCCAATGTTGGAAGAAGATGATTATAAGTCGCAAAAGTACTTTATGGAGACAGCTCTTCGCAAGCACTATAAAGAGTTATTGGGAAAGCCAAATCGTCCAATAGAAAAGGACTTTAGTGAGCCAAGACTTAGACTTTATCAATCCTTGGCCATAAAGAGATATGAAATTATTAAGAAATTTGAAGAAGATTTATTTTAA
- the ileS gene encoding isoleucine--tRNA ligase: MSESENSNQESFSFVGNEHNILAFWKENNIFKKSLDKTRDKKPYIFYDGPPFATGLPHHGHLLASTLKDIVPRYWTMKGRFVERRFGWDCHGLPVEHEIDKKLGMSAQDAVEKLGVKAYNDECRGIVQRYTSEWEKTVSRIGRWVDFENDYKTMDPTFMESCWWVFKQLWEKNLVYQGTKVVPFSTALGTVLSNFEASSNYQDVQDPAITVLFKVDGEENTYFAAWTTTPWTLPSNLCLCVGADIDYVKVKDEDKDLYFYLGKARLEHYSKKRNLTVVEELKGSDLKGKTYEPLFDFFSEFKSEGAFQILNDDYVTVDDGTGIVHTAPAFGEDDNRIMKEAGIDAIVCPVDDAGKFKATVAPYQGVHVKEADKQIIKDLKDNGNLYEQSVLVHSYPFCPRSDTPLIYKSIPSWYIKVEENIEKLLESNSQINWVPGHIKAGRFGKWLEGARDWAVSRNRVWGTPLPIWRNDTTENCICVGSIEELKKLSGVELEDLHREHADVVTFTVSGEEGTYKRITEVFDCWFESGSMPYAQLHYPFENKEVFEQGYPAEFIAEGLDQTRGWFYTLTVLSTSLFNKPAFKNVIVNGLVMAEDGKKMSKSLRNFTPPDNLMEEYGADALRLYLINSGLVRGEEQRFSDAGVKDMVRRALLPWFNAFKFFQTYAEVDGWNVTSNFKEGDNIVDQWVVSKLQTMKKNIAKEMEEYKLYNVVPALFNFIEDLTNWYIRLNRTRFWGEGLSDDKCAAYSTLHYVLTEISKCMAPFTPFLAEYTYAELKKFNANETEASVHLCDYPVAQEDKIKPRLEDAVDRMQQLILLGRQKRNQVQIKVKTPLASLTIIHKDQSLLDEISKLEFYIQSELNIKEIKYSTHEDEFINLFAKPNFKVLGKKLGKRMGPFGKLIQGLSADDLAVFEEKGEITLDGENFITEDIDIFREAKEGTQALSNRYISIDMDVVLTEELLEEGLAREVVNRIQRHRKESGFNIDDRIVIEFSGDEKVVSAISKHSAYIAKETLSNSIAQNDSITGEEFQIEEQSLKLSIIRA; encoded by the coding sequence GTGTCAGAATCAGAGAATTCAAATCAAGAGAGTTTTTCATTTGTTGGAAACGAACATAATATTTTAGCTTTTTGGAAAGAGAATAATATCTTCAAGAAGTCACTTGATAAAACTCGCGATAAGAAGCCTTATATTTTCTACGACGGTCCTCCATTTGCAACAGGACTTCCTCACCACGGTCACCTACTCGCCTCAACTTTAAAAGATATTGTTCCAAGATATTGGACAATGAAAGGCCGCTTCGTTGAAAGACGTTTTGGTTGGGATTGTCATGGGCTACCTGTTGAACATGAGATTGATAAGAAATTAGGAATGTCAGCTCAAGATGCAGTTGAGAAACTTGGAGTAAAGGCCTACAACGACGAGTGTCGTGGCATCGTTCAAAGATATACTTCTGAATGGGAGAAGACTGTTTCAAGAATTGGCCGTTGGGTTGATTTTGAAAATGATTACAAAACAATGGATCCAACATTTATGGAATCATGCTGGTGGGTTTTTAAGCAGCTTTGGGAAAAGAACCTTGTTTATCAAGGTACGAAAGTTGTTCCTTTTTCAACTGCACTCGGAACAGTTCTTTCTAACTTTGAAGCATCATCAAACTATCAAGATGTTCAAGACCCAGCAATCACAGTTCTATTTAAAGTTGATGGTGAAGAGAATACTTACTTTGCAGCTTGGACAACTACTCCTTGGACACTTCCGTCTAACCTGTGTCTTTGTGTTGGTGCAGATATTGACTACGTAAAAGTAAAGGATGAAGACAAAGACCTTTACTTCTATCTTGGAAAAGCTAGGCTTGAGCACTATTCGAAGAAGAGAAACTTAACAGTTGTTGAAGAGCTAAAAGGGAGCGACCTTAAAGGAAAGACTTACGAACCTCTCTTTGACTTCTTTTCCGAGTTTAAATCAGAAGGTGCCTTCCAAATCTTAAATGATGATTACGTTACGGTAGATGATGGAACGGGAATTGTTCACACTGCCCCTGCCTTTGGTGAAGACGATAATAGAATAATGAAAGAAGCTGGCATCGATGCTATCGTTTGTCCTGTTGATGATGCTGGAAAGTTTAAGGCCACAGTTGCTCCTTACCAAGGAGTTCATGTAAAAGAAGCTGATAAGCAGATCATCAAGGATCTAAAAGATAATGGTAACCTCTATGAGCAATCAGTTCTTGTACATAGTTACCCATTCTGTCCTAGATCAGATACTCCACTTATCTATAAATCAATTCCTTCTTGGTATATTAAAGTTGAAGAGAATATTGAAAAGCTTCTTGAATCTAACTCTCAAATCAATTGGGTACCTGGACACATTAAGGCCGGACGTTTTGGAAAGTGGTTAGAAGGAGCAAGAGACTGGGCGGTATCTAGAAATAGAGTCTGGGGTACACCTCTTCCAATTTGGAGAAATGATACAACTGAAAATTGTATTTGTGTTGGTTCTATTGAAGAGCTTAAGAAACTCTCGGGTGTTGAACTTGAAGACTTACACAGAGAACACGCCGACGTTGTGACTTTCACAGTTTCTGGAGAAGAAGGTACCTATAAGAGAATTACTGAAGTTTTTGATTGCTGGTTCGAATCAGGTTCAATGCCATACGCTCAACTTCACTACCCTTTTGAAAACAAGGAAGTGTTTGAGCAAGGATATCCTGCTGAATTTATCGCTGAAGGTCTCGATCAAACAAGAGGTTGGTTCTATACGCTAACAGTTCTTTCGACTTCCCTATTCAATAAGCCTGCATTTAAAAATGTAATCGTTAACGGTCTTGTTATGGCGGAAGATGGTAAGAAGATGTCTAAAAGTCTTAGAAACTTCACTCCTCCTGACAATCTAATGGAAGAGTATGGAGCTGATGCTCTGAGACTCTATCTCATCAACTCAGGACTCGTACGCGGAGAAGAACAGAGATTCTCTGATGCTGGCGTTAAAGACATGGTAAGACGTGCGCTTCTTCCTTGGTTTAATGCATTTAAATTCTTTCAAACATACGCTGAAGTTGATGGATGGAATGTTACTTCCAACTTCAAAGAAGGCGATAATATTGTTGACCAATGGGTTGTCTCTAAACTTCAAACAATGAAGAAAAATATTGCAAAAGAAATGGAGGAATACAAACTCTACAATGTTGTTCCTGCACTCTTTAATTTTATCGAAGATCTAACAAATTGGTATATTAGATTAAATAGAACTCGTTTCTGGGGAGAAGGTTTAAGCGATGACAAGTGCGCCGCCTACTCGACTCTTCACTACGTACTTACAGAAATTTCAAAGTGTATGGCACCATTCACTCCATTTCTTGCAGAGTACACGTATGCAGAACTTAAAAAGTTCAACGCTAATGAAACAGAGGCTTCGGTTCACTTATGTGATTACCCGGTAGCGCAAGAAGATAAAATTAAACCAAGACTTGAAGACGCAGTTGATAGAATGCAGCAGCTTATTCTTCTTGGAAGGCAGAAGAGAAATCAAGTACAAATAAAAGTTAAGACTCCGCTTGCGAGCCTGACTATTATTCACAAAGATCAATCTCTACTAGATGAAATCTCTAAGCTTGAATTCTATATTCAATCAGAACTTAATATTAAAGAAATTAAATACTCTACTCATGAAGATGAATTCATCAATCTATTTGCTAAACCGAACTTTAAAGTTCTCGGTAAGAAGCTTGGGAAGAGAATGGGGCCATTTGGAAAATTGATTCAAGGCCTAAGCGCTGATGACTTAGCTGTTTTTGAAGAGAAAGGTGAAATCACTTTAGATGGAGAGAACTTTATTACTGAAGATATCGATATCTTCAGAGAAGCCAAAGAAGGTACTCAGGCCCTATCAAATAGATATATCTCTATCGACATGGATGTAGTTCTAACAGAAGAACTTCTTGAAGAAGGCCTGGCGAGAGAAGTTGTAAATAGAATTCAAAGGCATAGAAAAGAGAGTGGATTTAATATCGACGATAGAATCGTGATCGAATTTAGTGGCGATGAGAAAGTGGTTTCTGCAATTTCCAAGCATAGTGCTTATATTGCCAAGGAAACGCTTAGTAATTCAATTGCTCAAAATGACTCCATAACTGGAGAAGAATTCCAAATTGAGGAGCAAAGCCTTAAATTGTCTATAATTAGAGCCTAA
- the dctP gene encoding TRAP transporter substrate-binding protein DctP — translation MKKIITTIAFSFLLCVNTLAVTLKVGVLAPEGTNWSNSLKKMAKEIREKTNKKVKIKFYFGGSQGDEPDVLRKIRVGQLHGGIFTGKTLGDINGDVRVIELPFTFYHDRKKALGIVEKMEPFFNKKFEKNEFKNLGFFEIGNVYFVSQTKTDSLKNMMGVKIWSWEGDKLVSTMIETMKFVSVPLPLPDVLSSLSTGIIQAAYAPPLGIISLQWNTKIKYVIDLPISFSVGAFLLSDKAWAKVGPEYRKTVEDIARKYVQEVNAGNEKDNNDALSAMKAQGIEFLKFSKEDVERGKILRKEVISKLKGNLFSAEALNQLENNLK, via the coding sequence ATGAAAAAAATTATTACGACAATTGCATTCAGTTTTCTCTTGTGTGTCAATACACTTGCTGTGACTTTAAAAGTAGGAGTTCTCGCTCCTGAAGGAACTAATTGGTCCAATAGCTTAAAGAAGATGGCGAAGGAAATTAGAGAGAAAACAAATAAGAAAGTAAAAATTAAATTCTATTTTGGAGGGTCTCAGGGAGACGAGCCAGATGTTCTTAGAAAGATAAGAGTAGGGCAGCTTCACGGAGGGATTTTTACTGGAAAAACTCTTGGAGATATTAATGGAGACGTTAGAGTTATTGAACTTCCATTTACTTTCTATCACGATAGAAAGAAGGCGCTTGGGATTGTTGAAAAGATGGAGCCATTCTTTAATAAGAAGTTTGAAAAGAATGAGTTTAAAAATCTTGGATTCTTTGAAATTGGAAATGTTTACTTCGTTTCTCAGACAAAAACAGATTCATTAAAAAATATGATGGGTGTGAAAATTTGGTCATGGGAAGGAGATAAACTCGTTTCGACAATGATCGAAACAATGAAGTTTGTATCGGTTCCACTTCCTCTTCCAGATGTTCTCTCTTCACTTTCAACAGGTATTATTCAAGCAGCTTATGCTCCACCACTAGGGATAATCTCTCTTCAATGGAATACAAAAATTAAATATGTTATCGATCTTCCAATATCATTCTCGGTTGGAGCTTTCTTATTGTCTGACAAAGCTTGGGCAAAAGTTGGTCCTGAATATAGAAAGACAGTTGAAGATATTGCTCGCAAATATGTTCAAGAGGTTAATGCTGGAAATGAAAAAGATAATAACGATGCTCTGTCTGCAATGAAGGCTCAAGGGATTGAATTTTTAAAATTCTCTAAAGAAGATGTGGAAAGAGGAAAAATCCTTAGGAAAGAAGTTATCAGTAAGTTGAAAGGTAATCTCTTTTCAGCAGAGGCTCTTAATCAATTGGAGAATAATTTAAAATGA
- a CDS encoding Maf family protein yields the protein MKLNKKMKLILASGSPRRKELLGWLNIPFEVKSSDVEEITEKLIPAEIAEDLAALKGRDVFNILSKEAQFGKEFFPFIISSDTIVTLGKKVYGKPKDIEDAKRMLLELEGKEHRVLTGVFFTLVDSEGQVHEKVFSCESEVTFERIDKDLLDNYLESGESLDKAGAYGIQGRSLSFISNIKGSYSNVVGFPISDFLREFKKFLGHEKSINGEWRELFES from the coding sequence ATGAAATTAAATAAGAAAATGAAATTGATTTTAGCAAGTGGTAGTCCTAGAAGAAAAGAATTACTTGGATGGCTCAATATTCCTTTTGAAGTGAAGAGTTCCGACGTTGAGGAAATTACTGAAAAGTTAATTCCTGCAGAGATTGCAGAAGATCTTGCGGCGCTAAAGGGGCGAGATGTTTTTAATATTCTTTCAAAAGAGGCTCAGTTTGGAAAAGAATTCTTTCCGTTTATTATTTCCTCAGACACTATTGTAACTCTTGGAAAGAAAGTTTATGGAAAACCTAAAGACATCGAAGATGCAAAGAGGATGCTACTTGAATTAGAAGGAAAGGAGCACCGAGTTTTGACGGGAGTTTTCTTTACTCTTGTCGATAGTGAAGGGCAGGTTCACGAGAAAGTATTCTCTTGTGAGAGTGAAGTTACATTTGAGAGAATAGACAAGGATTTGTTGGATAATTATTTGGAGAGTGGAGAATCTCTAGATAAAGCAGGTGCGTACGGAATCCAAGGGCGTAGTTTGAGTTTTATTTCAAATATCAAAGGGTCTTATTCCAATGTGGTTGGCTTTCCCATTTCTGATTTTCTGCGTGAGTTTAAAAAATTCTTAGGACATGAGAAATCAATAAATGGAGAGTGGAGAGAGCTCTTTGAGTCTTAA
- a CDS encoding TRAP transporter small permease — translation MKLFKFLDQIIEKVSTWTLLVSVLLMLSLSVLAIVLRWFNLTLHWIEPFVRHLVFLSTFLGGVLATGRGTHIGIDILGKYLESIHNDLLYNWIKRVGSLASFLTLSWLIYASYNFLIVELKYGKPVFWGIESGYLVAIIPIGFGLIAYRFFYIFINSFNGKRAC, via the coding sequence ATGAAATTATTTAAGTTTCTCGATCAAATTATTGAAAAAGTTTCAACTTGGACACTACTTGTAAGTGTCCTTTTGATGTTGAGTTTAAGTGTTCTAGCAATTGTTCTTCGATGGTTTAACCTTACTCTGCACTGGATTGAACCTTTTGTTAGACATTTAGTTTTCCTAAGTACTTTCCTAGGGGGAGTCCTCGCTACTGGTCGTGGAACTCATATAGGGATAGATATTTTAGGTAAGTACTTGGAGTCTATTCACAATGATCTTCTTTATAATTGGATAAAGAGAGTGGGCTCTCTTGCATCCTTTCTTACTTTATCTTGGTTGATCTACGCTTCTTATAACTTTCTTATTGTTGAGCTTAAGTATGGAAAGCCTGTTTTTTGGGGAATTGAAAGTGGATACCTTGTTGCTATCATTCCAATCGGTTTTGGTCTAATTGCTTATAGATTTTTCTATATTTTTATAAATTCATTTAATGGGAAAAGAGCATGTTAG
- a CDS encoding TRAP transporter large permease subunit, translated as MLEIFAFLGIILLAILGVPLFVIMSLAALTAFSFTDVQTSAVAVEIYRLSSAPTLLTIPLFTFAGYIMAESKSPQRLLRFAEAALGWLPGGVAIVSLVICAFFTAFTGASGVTIIALGGLLFPILKNEGYTEKFSLGLITTSGSLGLLFPPSLPIILYGLVAKVDIDQLFLAGIIPGILLIVILSAWSIKNGKMSANHKKFELNELIAAFKGCFFEAILPVGVLVGIYGGFTTATEAAAITAFYILIIECFVYKDLHIIRDIPKVTADSMSLVGGILLILCCALGLTNYLVDEEIPMHILDFMREFLTNKYSFLLFLNIFLLIVGSLMDIFSAIIVVVPLIVPIAQEFGVHPVHLAIIFLTNLEIGYITPPVGINLFISSFRFKKPVTELYKASFPFLLLLLVALAIITYVPDLSLMLIGEGN; from the coding sequence ATGTTAGAAATTTTTGCTTTTTTAGGAATTATCTTACTGGCAATTTTAGGGGTTCCGCTGTTTGTGATTATGTCCCTAGCTGCCTTAACAGCATTTAGTTTCACTGATGTTCAAACCTCTGCAGTTGCTGTTGAGATCTATAGGTTATCTTCGGCTCCAACACTTTTAACTATTCCGCTTTTTACTTTTGCTGGTTACATTATGGCCGAGTCAAAGTCTCCGCAAAGGCTTCTGCGTTTTGCTGAGGCTGCTCTAGGATGGTTACCTGGCGGAGTCGCAATCGTCAGTTTAGTTATCTGTGCTTTCTTCACCGCTTTCACTGGAGCGAGTGGGGTGACAATTATTGCTCTTGGAGGTCTTCTCTTTCCAATTTTAAAGAATGAAGGTTATACAGAGAAGTTTAGTCTTGGTTTAATTACAACTTCAGGATCTCTTGGTCTTCTTTTTCCACCATCACTTCCAATTATTCTCTATGGACTAGTTGCAAAGGTTGATATTGATCAACTCTTTCTCGCAGGAATAATTCCTGGAATATTACTGATAGTGATTCTTTCAGCATGGTCTATTAAGAATGGAAAAATGTCGGCAAATCATAAGAAGTTTGAACTTAATGAGCTTATAGCCGCTTTCAAAGGTTGCTTCTTTGAGGCAATTCTTCCTGTGGGTGTACTTGTTGGGATCTATGGAGGTTTCACTACAGCAACAGAGGCCGCAGCAATCACAGCTTTCTATATTTTAATCATTGAATGCTTTGTTTACAAAGATCTTCATATTATAAGAGATATTCCAAAAGTAACTGCTGATAGTATGAGTCTTGTTGGTGGAATTCTACTTATTCTTTGTTGTGCTCTCGGGCTTACAAATTATCTAGTTGATGAAGAAATTCCAATGCATATTTTAGATTTCATGAGAGAGTTTTTAACTAATAAGTATTCATTCTTATTATTCTTAAATATCTTCTTATTAATTGTTGGCTCTTTAATGGATATTTTTAGCGCAATTATTGTCGTTGTTCCGCTGATCGTTCCAATTGCTCAAGAGTTTGGAGTTCATCCTGTACACTTGGCCATTATCTTCTTAACAAATTTAGAAATTGGATATATTACACCTCCTGTGGGGATAAATTTATTTATTTCATCATTTAGGTTCAAGAAGCCTGTGACGGAACTTTATAAAGCGTCTTTCCCATTTCTACTTCTGTTACTAGTAGCACTCGCAATTATTACTTATGTTCCAGACTTAAGTTTAATGCTAATTGGTGAAGGGAATTAG